A part of Aspergillus flavus chromosome 5, complete sequence genomic DNA contains:
- a CDS encoding putative oxidoreductase: protein MVDTFSSIPIVDFRRLQDPLTKAEALEQLREAIFQVGFLYLINHGLESLVKRTHEKLPELFALPTEVKERCNMINSPAFVGYTRLGAETTASKTDLREQFDFGTPGMKPWTENDPFWQRLEGDSQYPDHPGAKELVENYIAESAKLSQEFMRYVSECLSLPPTTFESFKGKMDRLKFIRYPQAAPGSQGVGPHKDSTGLFTFLSQDDTGGLQVLNKNGEWIDAPPIEGSLVVNIQQGFEAITGGICTATTHRVIAPTTKTRYSVPFFLGVRMDLTLDQLRESAAHIVKCIPASDDRKKRAVDVPSEFLSPLYSCFGEAYLRNRIISHPDVGQKWYPELYERYTKEKLT, encoded by the exons ATGGTCGATACTTTTTCCTCTATCCCCATCGTGGACTTTCGTCGTCTGCAAGATCCGCTGACTAAAGCGGAAGCCTTGGAGCAATTGCGGGAAGCCATCTTCCAAGTTGGATTCCTGTACTTGATCAATCATGGACTAGAG TCACTTGTTAAAAGAACGCACGAGAAGCTCCCAGAGCTTTTCGCGCTGCCCACTGAGGTTAAAGAACGATGTAATATGATCAATTCCCCGGCGTTTGTCGGGTATACTCGTCTCGGAGCAGAGACCACTGCATCCAAGACGGATTTGCGAGAG CAATTCGACTTTGGTACACCGGGTATGAAACCCTGGACTGAGAACGATCCCTTCTGGCAGAGACTCGAGGGGGACAGCCAG TATCCGGATCATCCCGGCGCAAAAGAACTCGTCGAAAATTACATCGCAGAGTCCGCGAAGCTATCGCAGGAATTCATGCGCTATGTGTCAGAAtgtctctccctccccccgACGACCTTCGAGTCATTCAAGGGCAAAATGGACCGCCTGAAGTTCATCAGATATCCCCAGGCTGCGCCCGGCTCACAGGGAGTAGGTCCGCACAAGGACTCAACGGGTCTATTCACTTTCCTCTCGCAAGACGACACGGGCGGACTCCAGGTCCTGAACAAGAACGGCGAGTGGATCGATGCCCCTCCCATTGAGGGAAGTCTAGTCGTGAACATCCAACAGGGATTCGAGGCGATCACCGGCGGTATCTGCACTGCGACGACCCATCGAGTGATT GCCCCGACGACCAAGACACGATATAGCGTTCCGTTTTTCCTGGGCGTACGGATGGACCTCACGCTCGATCAGCTCCGTGAATCTGCAGCGCATATTGTAAAATGTATTCCTGCCTCGGATGATCGGAAGAAGCGGGCAGTTGATGTGCCCAGCGAGTTTCTGTCGCCTTTGTATTCATGT TTTGGAGAGGCATACCTGCGTAATCGGATTATCAGCCATCCCGACGTAGGGCAGAAATGGTATCCGGAATTGTATGAGCGGTATACTAAGGAGAAACTCAcgtag
- a CDS encoding FAD/FMN-containing dehydrogenase (FAD binding oxidoreductase): protein MPRTSVEFHGQQQFVLIINIKRLNRPTPHVIYSARPPNELNQNTHSSKQPTMTSIPDSTLRALVDNLKSSEIFTPSSVGYQDSIRRWSETGIKQAGVVVMPTETEDVRTALLWAQEHNVDLAVKGGGHSVAGTSSSEGGLVIDLSRMNKVTADTEKKTLTVQGGAVWKDVDEAGAEYGLAAVGGTVNHTGVGGLTLGGGYGWLSGQYGLTIDNLLAATVVLADGQVVTASATENPDLFWGLRGAGYNFGVVVDFTFQAYEQKTPVYAGIIAFTPDKLESVVEQMNVLFENPDPRSGAMIIFAQPPGAPTIMVNVLVFYNGTNEEGSKRYAGFLALEPVVNMIEVIPYSLLNSLQNPMATYGDRKSFKGLFYRTPMDAQFLRSMLDELNAKAQDHPDMIPAMLLECYDMRKTCSVPLDATAFANRSLTQNGLLNLRWTDSSKDAEYRAWAREIQAKFKAQFESQLNGEETADVPQYINYAEPGDAVVNNIYGSNLERLKDVKAKYDPKNVFHKMHPVSRA from the exons ATGCCAAGAACAAGTGTAGAGTTCCATGGACAGCAGCAATTCGTATTGATAATAAACATTAAGCGATTGAATCGACCGACCCCACATGTGATTTATTCGGCCCGACCACCAAACGAACTCAACCAAAACACACATTCATCAAAACAACCCACCATGACTTCCATCCCGGACTCGACTCTCCGCGCCCTCGTGGACAATCTCAAATCCTCGGAGATCTTCACGCCCTCATCTGTAGGCTACCAGGACAGTATCCGACGATGGTCGGAAACCGGAATCAAACAAGCC GGTGTTGTGGTGATGCCCACTGAGACTGAGGATGTTCGTACCGCGCTTCTCTGGGCTCAAGAGCATAATGTCGACCTCGCTGTTAAGGGAGGTGGCCATTCCGTCGCGGGAACGAGTTCTAGCGAGGGCGGATTGGTGATCGATCTGTCGCGCATGAACAAGGTTACTGCGGACacggagaagaagacacTGACCGTCCAGGGTGGCGCCGTGTGGAAGGACGTCGACGAAGCGGGCGCTGAGTACGGACTCGCTGCCGTCGGCGGTACAGTCAACCACACCGGAGTCGGTGGATTGACACTCGGTGGAGGATACGGCTGGCTGAGTGGTCAGTACGGTCTCACCATTGACAACCTCCTAGCTGCGACAGTGGTGCTCGCAGACGGTCAAGTAGTCACAGCCTCTGCTACCGAAAACCCCGACCTCTTCTGGGGCCTGCGGGGAGCAGGATACAATTTCGGGGTGGTTGTCGACTTCACCTTCCAAGCTTATGAGCAGAAGACTCCCGTCTATGCAGGAATCATCGCCTTCACACCAGACAAGCTCGAGTCAGTCGTCGAGCAGATGAACGTACTCTTTGAAAACCCCGACCCTCGATCCGGCGCGATGATCATCTTCGCCCAGCCCCCGGGGGCCCCTACAATCATGGTCAACGTCCTGGTCTTCTACAATGGTACCAACGAAGAAGGCTCGAAGCGTTACGCCGGCTTCCTTGCCCTCGAGCCCGTAGTCAACATGATCGAGGTCATCCCGTACTCCCTGCTTAACTCGCTCCAGAACCCGATGGCCACTTACGGCGATCGCAAGTCCTTCAAGGGTCTTTTCTATCGCACACCCATGGACGCCCAATTCCTGCGTTCCATGCTCGATGAACTAAACGCCAAGGCTCAGGATCACCCCGACATGATCCCGGCCATGCTGCTCGAGTGCTACGATATGAGGAAGACCTGCAGCGTGCCGCTGGATGCGACCGCGTTCGCGAATCGGAGTCTTACGCAGAACGGACTGCTCAACCTGCGCTGGACGGATTCGTCCAAGGACGCCGAATATCGGGCCTGGGCGCGCGAAATCCAAGCTAAGTTCAAGGCGCAGTTTGAGTCACAGCTTAACGGAGAGGAGACAGCCGATGTGCCCCAGTATATCAATTACGCCGAGC CCGGAGACGCGGTCGTGAACAACATTTACGGAAGTAATCTGGAGCGCCTGAAGGACGTCAAGGCGAAATACGATCCGAAGAATGTATTCCACAAGATGCATCCCGTTTCCCGGGCTTAG
- a CDS encoding aldehyde dehydrogenase, which yields MASITVTGAAGRQIQVPTGLFIHNEFVPSTTSQTLTVENPSTGESLGTISAASPEDVNKAVESATIGFNVWKNTSGPARAKLLLKLADLIERDADDFASLEAVDAGVLYTDSKGMNIPQAVGNLRYYAGWADKIDGKTLAMEGGVAFTYREPLGVCGAIVPWNAPLMITIWKLAPALAAGNSLIIKPSELSPLYAQKLALLIQEAGFPAGVVNIISGDGASAGRALAEHMTVRKISFTGSSATGRQILKTAASTNLKRVNLELGGKGPSIVFDDCDLDNAVLWTRIGITANNGQICAAGSRIYVQKTIYEKFLEAYKKMAEGSPSVIGNPLDPATTKGPIVSAAQHNKILSYIEQGKQCGARLLFGGEKVGDKGYFVENTAFADVSENATIMKEEIFGPVASIAPFETEAEVIAKANDTLHGLSAAVFTNDISRAHRVTAALESGQVTVNAWAMLSPNAPFGGVKESGFGRDMGEEALEGWTSVKSVKYAILPPKL from the exons ATGGCTTCAATCACTGTGACCGGTGCCGCTGGGCGCCAGATTCAAG TCCCAACGGGCCTCTTCATCCATAACGAATTCGTTCCTTCCACGACATCCCAGACTCTGACCGTCGAGAATCCTTCCACCGGCGAATCCCTCGGAACCATTTCTGCCGCTTCTCCCGAAGATGTCAACAAGGCTGTCGAATCCGCTACGATTGGCTTCAATGTGTGGAAGAATACCTCCGGCCCGGCCCGCGCGAAGCTTCTCCTGAAGCTGGCCGACCTAATCGAGCGAGATGCAGACGACTTCGCATCCCTCGAGGCCGTCGATGCCGGTGTCCTCTATACCGACAGCAAGGGCATGAACATCCCCCAGGCGGTGGGCAACCTCCGGTATTACGCCGGTTGGGCTGATAAGATCGATGGAAAGACCCTTGCCATGGAGGGCGGCGTCGCCTTCACGTATCGGGAGCCGTTGGGTGTCTGTGGAGCCATTGTCCCTTGGAATGCACCTTT GATGATCACTATTTGGAAGCTAGCTCCGGCGCTTGCAGCCGGTAACTCGCTTATCATTAAACCGTCCGAACTATCTCCGCTCTACGCCCAGAAGCTTGCCCTGCTTATCCAGGAAGCTGGTTTCCCTGCGGGTGTGGTGAACATTATTTCCGGTGACGGCGCATCGGCCGGCAGGGCTTTGGCAGAGCACATGACTGTGCGGAAGATCTCGTTCACGGGATCCAGCGCGACGGGCCGCCAGATTCTGAAGACTGCAGCTTCGACTAACCTCAAGCGGGTGAACCTTGAGCTCGGCGGCAAAGGGCCATCGATTGTTTTCGATGACTGTGACTTGGATAATGCGGTCTTGTGGACCAGGATCGGTATTACGGCCAACAATGGACAGATCTGTGCGGCTGGCTCGCGGATCTATGTGCAAAAGACTATCTACGAGAAGTTCCTAGAGGCATACAAGAAGATGGCCGAAGGTAGTCCGTCGGTCATTGGCAACCCCCTTGACCCTGCCACTACCAAGGGACCGATTGTCAGCGCGGCGCAGCATAACAAGATCCTGTCGTATATCGAGCAGGGTAAGCAATGTGGGGCCCGACTCCTCTTCGGAGGTGAAAAGGTCGGCGACAAGGGTTACTTTGTTGAGAACACCGCGTTTGCCGATGTCTCTGAGAATGCGACAATCATGAAGGAGGAGATTTTCGGACCTGTCGCG AGCATTGCGCCTTTCGAGACGGAGGCTGAGGTTATCGCCAAAGCGAACGATACCCTGCATGGCCTTAGCGCGGCCGTTTTCACCAACGATATTAGCCGTGCTCACCGTGTGACGGCCGCCCTCGAGTCTGGCCAGGTTACTGTGAACGCCTGGGCGATGCTTAGCCCCAATGCACCTTTCGGAGGTGTCAAGGAGAGCGGGTTCGGGCGCGACATGGGTGAGGAGGCGCTGGAGGGATGGACATCTGTCAAGAGCGTCAAGTATGCTATTTTGCCTCCAAAGCTGTAG